From one Actinopolyspora saharensis genomic stretch:
- a CDS encoding YigZ family protein, translating to MRTIREAGSAELVEKKSRFLCLLERVESEQQARDFIGRCRKQHPDARHHCYAYVLGDSGESQKSNDDGEPSGTAGVPILEVLRRNELTNAVAVVVRYFGGVLLGSGGLIRAYGTAVTTALDAVGTVRRLRARTVLVAVEHSLAGKLDHELRAAGYAAAEIRYGRRAEFDVPIAEDSLEQFRQWVTESTGGSAEITVGDVVFAEVE from the coding sequence ATGCGCACCATTCGAGAAGCGGGATCCGCCGAGCTCGTGGAGAAGAAGTCACGCTTTCTGTGCCTGCTCGAACGCGTCGAGTCCGAGCAGCAGGCCCGGGACTTCATCGGCCGGTGCCGCAAACAGCACCCGGACGCCCGCCACCACTGCTACGCGTACGTGCTCGGCGACTCGGGGGAGAGCCAGAAGTCCAATGACGACGGCGAGCCCTCGGGAACCGCGGGCGTGCCCATCCTGGAGGTCCTGCGGCGCAACGAGCTGACCAACGCGGTCGCGGTGGTGGTGCGGTACTTCGGCGGAGTGCTGCTCGGCTCCGGCGGCCTGATCAGGGCGTACGGCACCGCCGTCACCACGGCGCTGGACGCGGTGGGAACGGTGCGACGCCTGCGCGCCCGGACCGTGCTCGTCGCGGTGGAGCACTCGCTGGCGGGTAAACTCGATCACGAGCTGCGTGCCGCCGGGTACGCGGCCGCCGAGATCCGCTACGGGCGGCGCGCCGAGTTCGACGTGCCGATCGCCGAGGACTCGCTCGAACAGTTCCGGCAGTGGGTCACCGAGAGCACCGGGGGTTCGGCGGAGATCACCGTTGGCGATGTCGTCTTCGCCGAGGTCGAGTGA
- a CDS encoding FAD-dependent monooxygenase, whose product MPVFERTETMRVLVIGGGVGGLAVAKGLLDKGHRVRVYEHGDRLRDGGAGVTLWSNGTAALSGLGISLEGVGRELHSLRAMTAAGRMLWEADLDEVTERLGAPTVEIPRRELLNRMAEALPNGIFRFGRRCVGVRECADHVVADFEDGSSETGDVVVGADGQRSMVRRTVLGGEPARLTGWASWQGLTYSDLPIAHGYQTLNIAGRDGHCGLIPAGDGLLHWWFDMPWSEDHPELTVSDLRAAFAGWPDPVEELLASVTDEDLGFFPHIRHQIPKVWGGPRTTLIGDAAHAMPPAVAQAANQTMEDAWLLSSALSRVEGDPEPMLRDYEQQRRPRVAKVSRTAALTSAQRRTPLQRIGKFPGWIATRSQVISLRSGSNILRGLAYPSVRVGMA is encoded by the coding sequence ATGCCGGTTTTCGAACGGACGGAGACGATGCGGGTTCTGGTCATCGGGGGAGGCGTAGGCGGACTCGCCGTGGCCAAAGGCCTGCTCGACAAGGGCCACCGGGTTCGGGTCTACGAGCACGGGGACCGGCTTCGGGACGGCGGGGCCGGGGTGACCCTCTGGAGCAACGGTACGGCCGCGTTGAGCGGGCTGGGGATCTCCCTCGAGGGTGTCGGTCGTGAGTTGCACAGCCTGCGGGCCATGACCGCGGCGGGCAGGATGCTCTGGGAAGCCGATCTCGACGAGGTCACGGAGCGTCTCGGGGCACCCACGGTCGAGATTCCCCGACGTGAGCTGTTGAACAGGATGGCGGAGGCGCTGCCGAACGGGATCTTCCGCTTCGGCAGGCGCTGCGTCGGTGTGCGGGAGTGCGCCGACCACGTCGTCGCCGACTTCGAGGACGGCAGCTCGGAGACCGGGGACGTGGTGGTCGGTGCGGACGGGCAGCGTTCGATGGTGCGGCGCACGGTCCTCGGCGGGGAGCCCGCGCGGCTGACCGGCTGGGCCAGCTGGCAGGGCCTCACCTACAGCGACCTCCCGATAGCGCACGGCTACCAGACGTTGAACATCGCGGGACGGGACGGGCACTGCGGGCTCATCCCCGCGGGGGACGGTCTGCTCCACTGGTGGTTCGACATGCCGTGGAGCGAGGACCACCCCGAGCTGACGGTCTCGGACCTGCGGGCGGCCTTCGCCGGATGGCCGGATCCGGTCGAGGAGCTGCTGGCCTCCGTCACCGATGAGGACCTCGGTTTCTTCCCGCACATCCGCCACCAGATCCCCAAGGTGTGGGGCGGGCCCCGCACCACGCTGATCGGGGACGCCGCGCACGCCATGCCGCCCGCCGTGGCCCAGGCCGCCAACCAGACCATGGAGGACGCCTGGCTGCTCTCCTCCGCGCTGTCGCGCGTGGAGGGGGATCCGGAGCCGATGCTGCGGGACTACGAGCAGCAACGTCGCCCCAGGGTGGCCAAGGTTTCCCGCACGGCGGCGCTGACCTCGGCACAGCGGCGCACCCCGCTGCAGCGCATCGGCAAGTTCCCCGGCTGGATCGCCACCCGCAGCCAGGTGATCTCGCTGCGCTCCGGCAGCAACATCCTGCGCGGTCTGGCGTACCCCTCCGTGCGCGTGGGGATGGCCTGA